The following is a genomic window from Dermacentor variabilis isolate Ectoservices chromosome 11, ASM5094787v1, whole genome shotgun sequence.
ACaccttcgcattctagcacgcagaCTCTCGTTAGCTGTGTataataccgcacatacaaggtgcaCCATACTGCACAGATGAGACCATCCTCTGCAAATCGGAGCTAcagccggactgcaccgacgcgaagcatctcttctgtgtcggttgcgCTTGGTTGTGTCCTTCACAAAAGCTTATTCAGCAcaaattggaatggctgacagtcctgcgtAATCtagaacaaagggggttaaccgaggggcccaatttttattagtcatatcataaaatgccaacaaacactggcaccaaggacataATAGAGGAAAAACttgtgcttaagaaatgaaataaagagagagagagagagagggaactttaatgagcaccagcagttcagtcggctgggcctaggcctcccatgATGGGAAGTcaaggtcttgcctcttcgccgcgtCCTAGGTCTGCTGCGCCAGGCGCGTGCcctctcgacgagagggtcacgggattaaggtctgggtatggATGTTTGCACtaccatagcatgtgggggagtgttgctgattcagttttacagaccttgcacgtctgggtCGGgcagatgtcggggtatatggtgtgatagcgtgtgagggaggggtatgtattcgtctgtaaccggcgaagggtggttgcctgtgatCTGtataacttgcggtgaggggtggggaaggctctccttgcgaggtaaaatgacttcacaaggtcattgtatcttgtaaggcggtcgcgtactgcgggtgcacctgcaccgtcttggcacggttgactagtcttcgtgctacggagtgtgtaacctcgttgaggttggtgaggtgcgggaggacaacgccggcgtgtgctggaatcgagacgagggtgatttgattttcaggcgaatgcgggacttgttgtaagatacggagtgattgctgagaaatacgacccttgttgtagttgttgattgctgcgcgagaatcggtcAGTATGGtttgacaggctgggtcaagagaaaagataaattaatgaaaatgaaagtggatgaaaaaacaacttgccgcaggtgggaaacgatcccacaaccttcgcatttcgcgtgcgatggtctaccaattgagctaccgcggtgccgtttttcgtccactttcttgTGTACTTATGTTTCTTTGTAGAACCCTGGgcgtaaagtcccttgataatttgaaagtaccgccacgcttcgaactctgccgccgccacgcgtacgccctccccccccccccccccccgcgtgaACTAGTtatgcccccgtttttctgcacgatgGTTGGTATCCCTGCTCTttcccttggaaacgcgcggaccttgcgttttgcttgtgtttttgtttttcggtcgcgccatttttctcctcagctcgaGTGGCTCGGCGCCTCAGCTCGGCGTAGCGAGCGTTGTACgttgtttcctgctctctgtgctagcgcaatGTCATGCAGTTGCGcgtataactgcagcaagaagcctgaagatcaGCGTTTTTACAACGTGACAATACACGGTGGCTCTAGTAGCACCGCTATTTACTCCTACGCCTTTCGATACTCCGGTGCGCAATGAACCTGGACGGACCGGCCCGAGAGGATCTCCAAGCTCCCAGTGTGCTCGTCCTCAGTTGAACCTGACAACACTACCGCCGCTTCACCGAGAACAATTACAGCTCTGACAGCGCGAAATTCAGGTTCACGTGCCGAGTGTTAGAGAAGATTTCACTCTCTTGTTGGATCAGTCTGTGCTGCATTCGTGTACAGCTGACCCGAGTGCCCCTCGCGCAATTAACGGCATCACAGACCagcaccatattgacacgtgtacttatagtAGGTGCATCggcggcgtagaggtagaacacccgcctcgcgtgcaagagctccgtggttcgaatcccggtgccggcaattttccaccggataaaaaaaaatccgcgtgttgataaaattgcataaacaggcctggagtgtggcctgatcccggtgaccagaaccggtaacgtactccctcaccagagcaggattggccaccctggtgcagtacttggccacaacctcctatatgaacacaacaatcgaaccccggccctcagtccccagcagctgcaaagcaactgaccacggcggcggtccgacctgcgacgcagcagagggtgctaagaatcactggctccggacaggccgccattggaatatgaacctggcaacgtttaacgctagaacgttatctagtgaggcgagtctagcagtgctattggaggaattagagggcagtaaatgggatataatagggctcagtgaagttaggaggccaaaagaagcatatacagtgctaaaaagcgggcacgtcctgtgttaccggggcttagcggagagaactaggagtcggattcctgattaataagaatatagctggtaacatacaggaatactatagcattaaagagagggtggtaggtctaataataataatatttggggttttacgtggcaaaaccacttcctgattatgaggcacgccgtagtggaggactccggaaattttgaccacctggggttctttaacgtgcacctaaatctaagcacacgggtgtttttcgcatttcgccctcatcgaaatgcggccgccgtggccgggattcgatcccgcgacctcgtgctcagcagcccaacaccatagccactgagcaaccacggcgggtaggtggtaggtcttgtcgtgaaacttaataaggggtacaaaatgaagattgtacaggtctacgcccctacatccagtcatgatgaccaggcagtcgaaagcttctatgaagacgtggaatcggcgatgggtagagtgaaaactaaatgcaCTATACTattgggcgactttaatgccaaggtaggcaagaagcaggctggagacaaggcagtgggggaatatggcatagacattaggaacagcaggggagagttattagtacagtttgcggaATAGGATAATATGAggataataaatacctttttccgcaagggggatagccgaaagtggacgtggaggagcccgaacggcgagactagaaatgaaatagacttcatactctgcgctaaccctggcatcatacaaaatgtggacgtgctcggcaaggtgcgctgcagtgaccacaggatggtaagaactcgaattagcctagacctgaggagggaacggaagaaactggtacataagaagccgatcaatgagttagcggtaagagggaaaatagaggaattccagatcaagctacagaacaggcattcggctttaactcaggaagaggaccttagtgttacaGCAATggacgacagtcttgtgggcattattaaggagcgtgcaatggaagtcggtggtaactccgttaggcagcataccagtaaactatcgcaggagatgaaagatctgatcaagaaacgccaatatatgaaagcctctaaccctacagctaaaatagaactggcagaactttcgaagttaatcaacaagcgtaagacagctgacataaggaagtacaatatggatagaattgaacatgctctcaggaacggaggaagcctaaaaacagtaaagaagaaactaggaataggcaagaatcagatgtatgcgttaagagacaaagccggcaatatcattactaatatggatgagatagttcaagtggctgaggagttctatagagatttatacagtaccagaggcacccatgacgataatcgaagagaaaatagtctagaggaattcaaaatcccacaggtaacgccgggagaagtaaagaaagccttgggagatatgcaaagggggaaggcagctggggaggatcaggtaacagcagatttgttgaaggatggtgggcagattgttctagagaaactggccaccctgtatacgcaatgcctcatgacctcatcCAATGCCtcatcttggaagaatgctaacataatcctaatccataagaaaggggacgccaaagacttgaaaaattatagaccgattagcttactgtccgttccctacaaactacttactaaggtaatcgcaaatagaatcaggaacaccttagacttctgtcaagcaaaggaccaggcaggattccgtaaaggctactgaacaatagatcatattcacactatcaatcaggtgatagagaaatgtgcggagtataactaacccttatatatagctttcattgattacgagaaagcgtttgattctgtcgaaacctcagcagccattgagccattacggaatcagggtgtaaacgagccgtatgtaaaaatactgaaaggtatctatagcggctccacagccaccgtagtcctccgtaagaAAAGcaccaaaatcccaataaagaaaggcgtcaggcagggagatacaatctctccaatgctattcacagcgtgtttacaggaggtattcagagacctggattgggaagaattggggataaaagttaatggagaataccttagtaacttgtgattcgctgatgatattgccttgcttagtaactcaggtgaccaattgcaatgcatgctcactgacctggagaggcaaagcagaagagtgggtctaaaattaatctggagaaaactaaagtaatgtttaacagtctcggaagagaacagcaatttacaataggcagcgaggcactggaagtcgtaagggaatacatctacttagggcaggtagtgacggcggatccggatcatgagacggaaataatcagaagaataagaatgggctggggtgcgtttggcaggcattctcagatcatgaacagcaggttgccactatccctcaagtgaaaagtgtataatagctgtgtcttaccagtactcacctacggggcagaaacctggaggcttacgaaaagggttctactcaaattgaggacgacgcaacgagctatggaaagaagaatgataggtgtaacgttaagggataagaaaagagcagattgggtgagggaagaaacgcgagttaatgacatcttagttgaaatcaagaaaaagaaatgggcatgggcaggacatgtaatgaggagggaagattaccgatggtcattaagggttacggactggattccaagggaagggaagcgtagcagggggcggtagaaagttaggtgggcggatgagattaagaagtttgcagggacggcatggccacaattagtacatgaccggggttgttggagaagtatgggagaggcctttgccctgcagtgggcgtaaccaggctgatgatgatgatgacttatctttatcgggcgaccacgttttgccgcctaacaaatgttatcgcacagcgcgggacgagcctacatgtatccgaagtttctggaaagttatcgatcttgtcgccgaaccttgtgttatctgatttcatcgcctgacgcgaatggtgtagaacgttgaggaaggcacgcggatcccaAAGATTAgtatggaacattcgacaactgcagTATAAAACCCGACgcccttgacccgctgagcagattttcgacgatcgccgagtgtgttcgctgctgtcgccgttctttgagtgtagcctgtttttgagggcacaagttcgcttaataaaacgctagtttcgtctttcccagtttggctgctttctttgccgtcactaccacgtgacaatatcataagGGTACGCCATCCTCGTTCCCTTCCACTTGCCTCTAGCCTTCGATTACCCCCTACATAGGATTCTGCTACCAGGTGCCCATACATCTAGAAGTGTCTGTGAAACATCACAAGTAAAACCCTGGACTGAAGGTGGCGACGATAGTGCGACTATAGCAGTCTATCTTACGATTGTGTGTGTAATTGGTGAAGTGTGTTATAAGATATGATGAATAATGATTGATTGGTTTTATTCAGGACAAACATGTTTCGATAATATATTTTATTCACGCATCTGAATCGCTATAGCTTCATCCATTATGAAGATTATTGTTATTATGATGACGGAAGAATTGCGATAGGGAAAGTTGGGATCAGGAAAAGTGCATAGTGTTTATTGAGTAGATTGACGAGCTGTATTTTATTGCTCTATATACATTTCTTCGCATAcattttctttatatatacatatgtacacAAAGATACATATTAAGAAGGGTCTTGTTGGTACTCCGCCACCAGCACTGGTCGAAGGCGCGGCATCGCCATGAGCGGCATAGCCATTGAATGAATTGCCTCAATGAACAGCCATTGCAACTTGGTTGGAATGGCCAATCATTATGCGGGCGCGCTCGACTTTGATGGGGTGCTATCGCTTTACTATAAGGATATAATGCTACATGGTCCTTCTGTCGTCTGGACGCACTAATTCTGGGAGATTGGCCAAGGATCAGCGAATCCCACTATCGTATACCCAGTGGCCGAAGTTCTCTACTAAGCGAGGCAGCTGTCATCAGCAAGTATATTCTGGCATATAACCAGTGGCTCAAGCTAGTAGTTAACTTGGGTCAGAGGTAtgtgaaagaggttagatacgAACAGCATATTAATAGCGCTAAGGAAGGACTCCAGAACAGGGGGGCAAGGGGAGTCTGGAGTACGGAGTACGACGCAGTCTACACTAGATGTGAGGCGTAGGGAAAAAAGCGGTTTATGTTGCAGACACATGTTAGAAATTCGTCATACCGGTGcatgaaaaatacaaaaatagagAATAACTTCTACTTTCTGAAAACTTAGATTCAAGGCAAGGCTACCCTAAAAAAGCTGATTTAAAACTGATACGAGCATATTAGAGGTAGCTTCGTAAAGTTCGAGAAGACGACAGCACCAATGGGGTGCGCACAATCTTCGTGCTGCTTGTCACTTCTGCACGTGGTCGGTGCAAAAGCTACGGGATGTCTTAGAACTGCCAGGAATTCTGCTGGCACCGCGTTTTCGTCTCTTCCTGCCGGAGGACTTGGAGCTCTCCGAGCTTGGAGTCTTGAGAGCCTTTTCTTCAATTTGCCGCACCAGGGTCTGCTTCATGTGGTCCACGGTCATTCTAGTGGAGTCCGAAGCTCGCCTGGTCACGATTTTCGCTTCCTCCACCACCGTAGTGCGTGGCAGGACACGGATGACACGCAGACAGACGAACATGAACAGTCCGGTCACGGCAAAGAGCACGTCTTCGTGTCCCGTCGGCTTCAGTACGAAAGTCATGGACGCGCACGTGGCCGCGACGCGTCCACTGGCGAGCGCCCAGCAGATTGCACCACCCCGTACGGCCGACGGGAACAGCTCGAGCACGTATGTGCAACAGTGGATGAAAATCACAATTGACGAGCCCTGGGATAGAACGAGCAAGACCTTAATGATAGTGCCGAGTCTAGCGCAGGCGGCGATACTCAGCGCGCATTGGATGATGCCCATCAGCACGAAGCAACTGGTGAGTACCGTAATAAGGGCGACGCCGGTTATCAGGAAGTGCATGGCGGCGTATGACAACAGCGTGACGACCGCCGTGAAGCCCGGGATCCAGAATGCCCCCAAACGTGCCGTCGACAAAGTGCTGACGTAATAGACGAATGATATGCAGAAGCAGACAAAGAACATGGCCAACGCTCGACGTCGGAGGGAGTGACAGTCGATCAAGTCGTCTTTGTCTGCGCCTTCCAGACCCTTGCGTTTCTCGACCTGTTCCCTGAGTTTTCGCACGAGACAGGCGGTGGTCGCAATCGGGAAGTTGTTCGTATTGGCAGCCTGCATCATGACTGCTTCTGCCGCGTCCAGCCTTCCTTTCGCGACAAGCCATCGGGGTGACTCTCGTGCTACAGACAAAGCAGGGAGCAGGAAAGCCATCGGAGCGAGGAAGATGGCCTGCTTAAGACGCCAGTCGACGACCATAGATTTGACGATGGCTTTCCATACCTCGCCTGTCGCAGAACTGACAACCGCCAGGAACAGGCCCTGTTGTGGCCGGTTCGTGTGCGTCATCACCTCGAATGGGATTAGGAAGGCGAAAACGGCGAATGCGGAGACGCTGCCCCCGTTAAAGAAACGTGCCACAGCGTAACACACGTAACTTGTCGACACCATGGTGCACACCGTGCAGGTCACCACCGCCACGGCGGAGCCCACGAGCATCGCTCTCCTGCCGACGTAGTCCACGAACACTCCGAGCAGGGTAAGCAAAACGACAGAACCGGTATTCTGCAGGGTGACAAGGGCTGCCGGAAGTGAACGTCGGTGGCACACCATGTTCCAATAACTCACCGCACTGGTCTCGGCCGTCCGAATGTCGTAGTCCCACTCGTCACAGGGCGCGTCGCTTGTGTCGTTGGTGTCGTTGAGCTCACGCTCGCCGAGGAAGCATCTGCTGTACCACCAGCCGGCCTCGGCCTGTCCAGCGCCAATCCTCCCATCTTCAGTGGAACTGCTGGGTTGAACGGGCGGCTTGCAGCGTTCGTAGATGCGGCAGCGGCTGAAGCGTCCGTCGGCCTCTGTCGGAATGGCAATATTCTTCCAGTCGGCTGCAGAGATGTTGAAGCCGGCGAGCGGCTTGCACCAATGGTCGACGTCACCGGTGACGAGGGGCACAACAGCGGCTTGGGTATTAAATGAAAAGAATCCCAGAAGTATCAGAAGGAGCGTCCTCTTTTGGAAGGGCCCGTAGCCGAAGCCATCTTCGCAGTCAAACGATTCACTTGTTCGGAGATCAACGCCGGCCAGTCGTTGCGGGAGCAAGAGGTCCATGGCCTGGTTGTAAGGTGCGGCACTTGGGGTTCAGAAGGCTTGAGCGAACTATACCTGAAGACTTCAGACGAGAGCTATCTGTACGGGCGGACAGAAAGGAtggcgtttttttcttcttcctgagCGAGCGCTTTTGACTGTGTCTCGTTGTCGCGTGCCCTTAGAAGGGGTCCTCTTCTTTGGCTACTACTTACTGAACAAAAAGTCGTTAATGTGCTTTAAACTTTGTTGTGCTTCGCTGTCAcacagaaaaatatatatattgagaaCTCCAGCACCCAGAAATGAATAATGAATCTCATCAATGTGCATGTTTTTTGTCTTTCACAGAGC
Proteins encoded in this region:
- the LOC142563282 gene encoding solute carrier family 22 member 7-like produces the protein MDLLLPQRLAGVDLRTSESFDCEDGFGYGPFQKRTLLLILLGFFSFNTQAAVVPLVTGDVDHWCKPLAGFNISAADWKNIAIPTEADGRFSRCRIYERCKPPVQPSSSTEDGRIGAGQAEAGWWYSRCFLGERELNDTNDTSDAPCDEWDYDIRTAETSAVSYWNMVCHRRSLPAALVTLQNTGSVVLLTLLGVFVDYVGRRAMLVGSAVAVVTCTVCTMVSTSYVCYAVARFFNGGSVSAFAVFAFLIPFEVMTHTNRPQQGLFLAVVSSATGEVWKAIVKSMVVDWRLKQAIFLAPMAFLLPALSVARESPRWLVAKGRLDAAEAVMMQAANTNNFPIATTACLVRKLREQVEKRKGLEGADKDDLIDCHSLRRRALAMFFVCFCISFVYYVSTLSTARLGAFWIPGFTAVVTLLSYAAMHFLITGVALITVLTSCFVLMGIIQCALSIAACARLGTIIKVLLVLSQGSSIVIFIHCCTYVLELFPSAVRGGAICWALASGRVAATCASMTFVLKPTGHEDVLFAVTGLFMFVCLRVIRVLPRTTVVEEAKIVTRRASDSTRMTVDHMKQTLVRQIEEKALKTPSSESSKSSGRKRRKRGASRIPGSSKTSRSFCTDHVQK